In a genomic window of Ptiloglossa arizonensis isolate GNS036 unplaced genomic scaffold, iyPtiAriz1_principal scaffold0069, whole genome shotgun sequence:
- the LOC143154501 gene encoding uncharacterized protein LOC143154501 has translation MENREETHRLPGTLKIQLAQINGQNSRPVIDEIRQTASDANIDIICIQEPYSYRNNITGLGINTRVITDTKPFTSIVTRDAIKAAIAVFNTEYTIVKIEQLCNTHCVCIEVTVMDLKLYIVSAYLQFRDRIEPYLHHLEKTLQHLRGHNIILCIDANAKSPLWHSDSTDNRGEYFEDFIAQHNLYILNKHSEVHTFDNSRGKSNIDITLANATCYKKISNWKVHSGSTTSDHNLITFTVDAPTPTSCLTRKTRYNIKRANWETLKLIIRQKFSEYPPEEVNQGHSDAEDLTTSIQQTLTSAYDTAIPKKKRFPKSVPWWNDELTAMKTRVRSARRAYQKAKREYHREALKETSQLEKIRKERVKLEAFLFNESNKVTKSTIKFVLEKWLLIESELQEQLMENEKLKLTIQNNNVPSLTRSYAQVTGTPLQSQTSKITVEKARQIKEKRDHEVLLIKPKSDEDKGSKDEIRTAVTSALSSVRSKIKIKSIKQMRKKGLVIEMKGKNDMEIIKNAKLECKDLKIESPKKILPSIIIYDVEKEYKLEELKEDFITKNFEKYNHKELDGLRETIVFRHHFKTKEDRVNWIVQVPGRLLVDLINQGRIYMLWRTYRVKEYINVTRCFKCQSFGHIAKCSNCTRAKRKDVNHTAGSKVCPEYVKNVEIYRSKLEWG, from the exons ATGGAAAATAGGGAAGAGACTCATAGACTCCCCGGAACACTCAAGATACAACTGGCACAAATTAATGGCCAAAATTCAAGACCAGTTATAGACGAAATAAGACAGACCGCGAGCGACGCAAACATAGATATCATCTGCATCCAGGAACCATACAGTTACAGAAACAATATCACGGGCCTAGGTATAAACACCAGAGTAATAACTGATACAAAGCCATTCACAAGCATAGTCACACGGGACGCAATAAAAGCAGCAATCGCGGTCTTCAATACCGAATACACAATAGTGAAAATAGAACAACTATGCAATACGCACTGTGTCTGCATAGAAGTCACCGTAATGGATCTGAAACTGTACATAGTAAGCGCATACCTTCAATTCCGCGATAGGATAGAACCCTATCTTCATCACCTGGAAAAAACTCTCCAACACCTGAGGGGGCACAACATAATCCTTTGCATAGACGCAAATGCAAAATCACCACTATGGCACAGCGACTCCACAGATAATAGGGGCGAGTACTTCGAGGACTTTATCGCCCAACATAATCTCTATATCCTAAATAAACACTCCGAAGTACATACATTCGATAACAGCCGCGGAAAATCAAATATAGACATAACCTTGGCGAACGCAACGTGCTACAAGAAAATTAGCAACTGGAAAGTTCACTCAGGATCAACCACTAGCGACCATAATCTAATCACATTCACCGTAGATGCACCAACGCCAACATCCTGCTTAACACGTAAAACAAGGTACAATATAAAAAGAGCAAACTGGGAGACACTCAAATTAATCATCAGGCAAAAATTCAGCGAGTATCCACCGGAGGAGGTAAACCAAGGACACAGCGATGCAGAAGACTTAACAACCTCCATACAGCAAACCTTAACATCCGCATACGATACCGCAATACCGAAGAAAAAACGATTCCCCAAGTCAGTGCCGTGGTGGAACGACGAACTAACAGCCATGAAAACAAGAGTGCGAAGCGCGCGACGAGCATACCAGAAAGCAAAACGTGAATACCATCGAGAAGCATTAAAAGAAACTTCACAGTTGGAAAAAATTCGTAAAGAAAGAGTGAAGCTGGAAGCATTTCTTTTCAACGAATCAAATAAAGTGACAAAGTCAACAATAAAGTTTGTACTGGAGAAATGGTTGTTAATTGAAAGTGAATTACAGGAACAACTGATGGAAAATGAAAAGTTAAAATTGACAATTCAGAATAATAATGTTCCTAGCTTGACTCGGTCATACGCACAAGTGACTGGTACACCATTGCAGTCACAAACATCAAAAATAACAGTCGAAAAAGCTCGCCAAATCAAAGAAAAGCGAGACCATGAAGTGCTTCTGATAAAGCCAAAAAGCGATGAAGACAAAGGAAGCAAAGATGAGATCAGAACCGCTGTGACAAGTGCGTTAAGCTCAGTTCGCagcaagataaaaataaaaagcatTAAACAAATGAGGAAAAAAGGACTTGTAATTGAAATGAAAGGTAAAAACGATATGGAAATTATTAAAAACGCAAAATTAGAATGTAAAGATTTAAAGATTGAAAGCCCTAAAAAGATATTGCCATCAATAATTATTTATGATGTTGAAAAAGAATATAAGCTGGAAGAACTAAAGGAGGATTTCATaacaaaaaatttcgaaaagtatAATCACAAAGAACTGGATGGCTTGCGAGAAACAATAGTTTTTAGACATCACTTTAAAACAAAAGAAGATAGAGTGAACTGGATCGTACAGGTGCCAGGACGACTCCTTGTAGATCTAATTAACCAAGGACGTATTTACATGCTATGGAGGACGTATAGagttaaagaatatattaatgtGACAAGATGCTTCAAATGTCAATCGTTTGGCCACATCGCAAAG TGTTCTAACTGCACTCGAGCAAAAAGAAAAGATGTAAATCATACGGCAGGAAGTAAAGTGTGCCCGGAATACGTaaaaaacgtagaaatttatagaagtaaATTAGAATGGGGATAA